One genomic window of Xanthobacter dioxanivorans includes the following:
- a CDS encoding penicillin-binding protein 1A codes for MRLILRFLGFLFALGTVVLLAGAAGATYFVWKYSQDLPDYSQLQNYEPPVMTRVHAADGALVAEYAKERRLYIPIQSVPKLVIEAFLSAEDKNFYEHGGVDPTGIIRAASVFIQNYGKNVRTQGASTITQQVAKNFLLTNERSLDRKIKEALLALRIERAYSKDRILELYLNEIYLGMGAYGIAAAALVYFDKSVDELNVQEAAYLAALPKAPSNYNPFRERARATDRRNWVIDRMVENGFVTPQGGEVAKKTAIEVTPRPSGAQIFAAEYYAEEVRRQIYERYGEGKLYAGGLSVRTPLDPKLQALAKKTLTDGLVRYDEERGWRKPVTHIEIAGEDWGVKLGEVKELGDIPWRLAVVLDVNKDNARIGLQPLRGKSGARSTDREVGLIPADGAKWTRRPLPQFLRAGDVVYVEPLADRAGQFRLRQPPGVEGAMVVMEPTTGRVLALSGGFSFDESQFNRATQAMRQPGSSFKPFVYSTALDNGYTPSTIVMDAPFELEQQGQATWRPENYSGKFYGPQTLRFGLEQSRNVMTVRLANDVGMPIVAEYAKRFGIYDDMPPLLSFALGAGETTLMRMTGAYAMIANGGRKVIPSLIDRIQDRYGHTIYRHDERECRGCEATKWESQAEPTLIDRRPVVLDPMTAYQITSMMEGVVQRGTGTALKELGKPIAGKTGTTNDEKDAWFIGFTPEIVVGVYLGYDKPKPMGKGSTGGLLSAPVVRDFMKVAIADRPAIPFRVPAGIKLVRIDRRSGQRSGPGDGTILEAFKPGTAPPDGYSVVGYSNGDPAAPAGEPDRAVRAGTGGLY; via the coding sequence ATGCGGCTGATTCTGAGGTTTCTGGGCTTTCTCTTCGCGCTCGGAACGGTGGTGCTGCTCGCCGGCGCCGCGGGTGCGACCTACTTCGTCTGGAAATATTCCCAGGACCTGCCGGACTACTCCCAGCTGCAGAACTACGAGCCGCCGGTGATGACCCGCGTGCACGCGGCCGACGGGGCGCTGGTGGCCGAGTACGCCAAGGAGCGCCGCCTCTACATCCCCATCCAGTCGGTGCCCAAGCTGGTCATCGAGGCCTTCCTCTCGGCCGAGGACAAGAATTTCTACGAGCACGGCGGCGTCGACCCCACGGGCATCATCCGCGCCGCGTCCGTGTTCATCCAGAACTACGGCAAGAACGTCCGCACCCAGGGGGCGTCCACCATCACCCAGCAGGTGGCGAAGAACTTCCTGCTCACCAACGAGCGCAGCCTCGACCGCAAGATCAAGGAAGCGCTGCTGGCCCTGCGCATCGAGCGCGCCTATTCCAAGGACCGCATCCTCGAGCTCTATCTCAACGAGATCTATCTCGGCATGGGCGCCTACGGCATCGCCGCCGCCGCCCTCGTCTATTTCGACAAGTCGGTGGACGAGCTGAACGTGCAGGAGGCGGCCTACCTCGCGGCCCTGCCCAAGGCGCCGTCCAACTACAACCCGTTCCGCGAGCGCGCCCGCGCCACCGATCGCCGCAACTGGGTCATCGACCGCATGGTGGAGAACGGCTTCGTCACCCCGCAGGGGGGCGAGGTCGCCAAGAAGACCGCCATCGAGGTGACCCCCCGCCCCTCCGGCGCGCAGATCTTCGCGGCCGAATATTACGCCGAGGAGGTCCGCCGGCAGATCTACGAGCGCTACGGCGAAGGCAAGCTCTATGCGGGCGGCCTCTCGGTGCGCACGCCGCTCGACCCCAAGCTCCAGGCCCTGGCCAAGAAGACCCTGACCGACGGCCTCGTGCGCTATGACGAGGAGCGCGGCTGGCGCAAGCCCGTGACCCACATCGAGATCGCCGGCGAGGACTGGGGCGTCAAGCTCGGCGAGGTGAAGGAGCTCGGCGACATTCCCTGGCGCCTCGCCGTGGTGCTGGACGTGAACAAGGACAATGCCCGCATCGGCCTCCAGCCGCTCCGCGGCAAGTCCGGCGCCCGCTCCACCGATCGCGAGGTGGGCCTGATCCCCGCCGACGGCGCCAAGTGGACGCGCCGCCCGCTGCCGCAGTTCCTGCGTGCCGGCGACGTGGTCTATGTGGAGCCCCTCGCCGACCGCGCCGGCCAGTTCCGCCTGCGCCAGCCGCCCGGCGTGGAAGGCGCGATGGTGGTGATGGAGCCCACCACCGGCCGCGTCCTCGCCTTGTCCGGCGGCTTCTCCTTCGACGAGAGCCAGTTCAACCGGGCGACCCAGGCCATGCGCCAGCCCGGCTCCTCGTTCAAGCCGTTCGTCTATTCCACCGCCTTGGACAACGGCTACACCCCCTCCACCATCGTCATGGATGCCCCGTTCGAGCTGGAGCAGCAGGGCCAGGCGACGTGGCGGCCGGAGAACTATTCCGGCAAGTTCTACGGCCCGCAGACCCTGCGCTTCGGCCTGGAGCAGTCGCGCAACGTGATGACCGTGCGCCTCGCCAACGACGTGGGCATGCCCATCGTCGCCGAGTACGCCAAGCGCTTCGGCATCTATGACGACATGCCGCCGCTGCTCTCCTTCGCCCTCGGCGCCGGCGAGACCACGCTGATGCGCATGACCGGCGCCTACGCCATGATCGCCAATGGCGGACGCAAGGTCATCCCCTCCCTCATCGACCGCATCCAGGACCGCTACGGCCACACCATCTACCGCCACGACGAGCGCGAATGCCGCGGCTGCGAGGCGACCAAGTGGGAAAGCCAGGCCGAGCCCACCCTCATCGACCGCCGCCCGGTGGTGCTCGACCCCATGACCGCCTACCAGATCACCTCCATGATGGAGGGCGTGGTGCAGCGCGGCACGGGCACCGCGCTCAAGGAGCTGGGCAAGCCCATCGCCGGCAAGACCGGCACCACCAACGACGAGAAGGACGCCTGGTTCATCGGCTTCACGCCGGAGATCGTGGTGGGTGTCTATCTCGGCTACGACAAGCCCAAGCCCATGGGCAAGGGCTCCACCGGCGGCCTGCTTTCCGCCCCCGTGGTGCGCGACTTCATGAAGGTGGCCATCGCCGACCGCCCCGCCATCCCGTTCCGCGTCCCCGCCGGTATCAAGCTGGTGCGCATCGACCGCAGGAGCGGGCAGCGCTCCGGCCCCGGCGACGGCACCATCCTCGAGGCGTTCAAGCCCGGCACGGCGCCGCCGGACGGCTATTCGGTGGTGGGCTATTCGAACGGCGACCCCGCGGCGCCCGCCGGCGAGCCCGATCGCGCCGTCCGCGCCGGCACCGGCGGACTGTACTGA